In Candidatus Omnitrophota bacterium, the sequence GTGTGTGTTCGCGGGGATCGGAGAACGGATAAGGGAAGGTAACGACCTTTATTATGAGCTTAAGGACCATAACCTGCTTGATAAGGTCATGATGGTGTTCGGGCAGATGAACGAACCGCCGGGGGCCAGGTATGAAATAGTCAATACGGGTATTACCATGGCGGAATATATCCAGAGCAAGAACAAGGACACGCTGCTGTTCATGGATAACATATTCAGGTTCGTGCAGGGAGGACAGGAAGTCTCGATCCTTCTTGGCAGGGTGCCGTCCGAAACGGGATACCAGCCCACATTGGCTTCGGAAGTGGGAACCGTACAGGAAAGGATACGTTCCATAAAAGGCCGCGGATCGGTAACGGCTTTCCAGGCGGTATATGTGCCTGCCGACGATATGACGGACCCCGCTGTTGTCGCCATATTCAGCTATCTTGATTCGGTAATACGTCTTGACAGGGGATTGGCCCAGAGGGGTTTCTTCCCGGCGATAGATCCTATAGCCAGTTCCAGTTCCAACCTTGATGTGCAGGTAGTGGGGAGGAGACATTTTGATATCGCGCAGAAGACCATATATCTCTTGAACAAGAACCGGCAACTTAGCAAGATAGTGCAGGTTATCGGGGAAGAAGAGCTTTCCAAGAACGACAGGATCGATTATAACCGCGGAGCTAAGCTCGCGAACCTCATGACGCAGCCGTTCATTGTTTCCGAGGTGTTCACCGGCATGAAGGGGGAGTATGTTACCATAGAAGAGACGCTTGAAAGCTGCGAGAAAATAATTAATGGGGATGTGGACAAACGGAAGATAAAGGATTTTTACATGATAGGCAAGGTCAAATAACTGTATGAACAAGCTGGATAACGCCATA encodes:
- the atpD gene encoding F0F1 ATP synthase subunit beta, giving the protein MGQENMEQENNVQAVPTPKSVPEKTPEQLAAEKQRAERWNEMIKKPSGRIMSVQGPVVDVKFDNEENMPALWDVLMTKAFDGREVFLEVAEHLVGNVVRCISLSSTLNLQKNSKAYASGSPVTVPVGDEMFGRIVNIYGKPLDNKPDVITQQQWKIRRPITTEKWNLTSKVAEKPEVLETGIKILDLLFPLVKGSKTGVLGGAGCGKTVIILEIINSIVSKHSGACVFAGIGERIREGNDLYYELKDHNLLDKVMMVFGQMNEPPGARYEIVNTGITMAEYIQSKNKDTLLFMDNIFRFVQGGQEVSILLGRVPSETGYQPTLASEVGTVQERIRSIKGRGSVTAFQAVYVPADDMTDPAVVAIFSYLDSVIRLDRGLAQRGFFPAIDPIASSSSNLDVQVVGRRHFDIAQKTIYLLNKNRQLSKIVQVIGEEELSKNDRIDYNRGAKLANLMTQPFIVSEVFTGMKGEYVTIEETLESCEKIINGDVDKRKIKDFYMIGKVK